A stretch of the Pseudoalteromonas ulvae UL12 genome encodes the following:
- the ptsN gene encoding PTS IIA-like nitrogen regulatory protein PtsN, which produces MKLNSFISKDCTKAAVLFHSKKRILEHISFVAHQQRPDFSEQEILGALLNREKLGSTGIGRGIAIPHGRLAGLDKSLAILIVNQEAIEFDAIDNKPVDIFVALLVPEDECQAHLKTLAAIADKLKDKLFCKQLRHATCDEELYAIIDAA; this is translated from the coding sequence ATGAAACTAAATTCTTTTATTTCCAAGGACTGCACCAAAGCCGCAGTCCTTTTTCATAGCAAAAAGCGAATTTTAGAGCATATTAGCTTTGTTGCTCACCAGCAACGCCCCGACTTTTCTGAGCAAGAAATCCTTGGCGCGTTATTGAATCGTGAAAAACTTGGTAGCACAGGCATCGGGCGTGGTATCGCTATACCCCATGGCCGATTAGCTGGACTCGATAAAAGCCTGGCTATTTTAATCGTCAACCAAGAGGCGATTGAATTTGATGCAATAGATAATAAACCTGTCGATATTTTTGTGGCACTGCTCGTACCTGAAGACGAATGTCAAGCTCACCTAAAGACGCTCGCTGCGATAGCTGATAAACTAAAGGACAAGTTATTTTGCAAACAATTACGTCATGCGACTTGCGATGAAGAACTCTACGCGATAATCGATGCAGCGTAA
- a CDS encoding HPr family phosphocarrier protein has translation MHCEDTFLIQNKLGLHARAATALAQLALSFDANIILEQDTKTAEADSVLALMLLESSQGKEVKVTCEGPDAEQALKAIGALIADKFNEQD, from the coding sequence ATGCACTGTGAAGATACGTTTTTAATTCAAAACAAATTGGGTTTACATGCCCGAGCTGCCACAGCATTAGCACAACTAGCTCTGAGTTTTGACGCCAATATTATTTTAGAGCAAGATACTAAAACTGCCGAAGCAGACAGCGTGCTTGCATTAATGTTACTCGAAAGCAGCCAAGGAAAAGAAGTCAAAGTCACCTGTGAAGGACCTGATGCAGAACAAGCGCTGAAAGCCATCGGAGCTTTGATTGCAGATAAATTTAACGAACAAGACTAA
- the rapZ gene encoding RNase adapter RapZ — translation MQLIIISGRSGSGKSVALRVLEDLGYYAVDNIPVNLLPSLVRSVSDSYDKIAVSIDVRNLPKDQQEFNEILEYLPEFANSSLFYLDSDDHTLIRRFSETRRLHPLSMNAQPLDSAIKQEKVLLDVVVSRADVIIDTTDLSVHQLAESIRERVLGKKDNQLIITFESFGFKHGIPKNADYVFDARFLPNPHWEPELKPLTGLDQPVKDYLASHSIVQKFTWQIQTFLQTWLPHLERNNRSYLTIAIGCTGGQHRSVYLAQTLADSFSRSHKNVKVHHREQEK, via the coding sequence GTGCAACTTATTATTATCAGTGGCCGCTCAGGATCAGGAAAATCTGTAGCGTTAAGAGTACTTGAAGATCTTGGCTACTATGCTGTCGATAATATCCCAGTCAACTTACTTCCCTCCCTCGTACGCAGTGTATCTGATAGTTACGATAAGATAGCGGTGAGTATAGACGTACGGAACTTGCCTAAAGATCAGCAAGAGTTTAATGAGATTCTTGAGTATTTACCTGAATTTGCCAACTCATCATTATTTTATCTTGATAGTGACGATCACACACTCATTCGTCGATTCTCTGAAACCAGACGACTACATCCATTATCAATGAATGCACAACCGCTCGATTCTGCCATTAAACAAGAAAAAGTACTGCTTGATGTCGTGGTCAGCCGTGCCGATGTCATAATCGATACAACCGATTTAAGCGTCCATCAATTAGCCGAGTCGATACGCGAGCGTGTGTTAGGCAAAAAAGACAATCAACTTATTATTACGTTTGAATCGTTTGGCTTTAAACATGGTATTCCTAAAAATGCAGATTATGTATTTGACGCCCGGTTTCTGCCGAATCCGCATTGGGAGCCTGAACTAAAACCATTAACAGGCTTAGATCAACCCGTAAAAGATTATTTAGCCAGCCATAGCATAGTGCAAAAATTCACTTGGCAAATCCAAACTTTTTTACAAACGTGGTTACCGCATCTAGAACGAAATAACCGTAGCTATTTAACCATTGCGATTGGCTGTACCGGTGGTCAGCACCGTTCAGTTTATTTAGCCCAAACTCTTGCCGATAGCTTCAGTCGCAGCCACAAAAATGTCAAAGTCCATCATCGCGAACAAGAAAAATAA
- the hpf gene encoding ribosome hibernation promoting factor gives MQLNLTGRHVEITDPLRDYVTNKFAKLERHFDHINNVHVILDIEKLVQKAEATLHVTGGELFATSEHQDMYAAIDGLIDKLDRQVIKHKEKLSRH, from the coding sequence ATGCAACTAAATTTAACTGGTCGTCACGTAGAAATAACAGATCCTTTAAGAGACTATGTCACTAACAAATTTGCTAAGCTCGAAAGGCACTTTGATCATATAAATAACGTTCATGTTATTTTGGATATCGAGAAATTAGTCCAAAAAGCAGAAGCAACTCTCCATGTCACCGGTGGTGAATTATTTGCAACGTCCGAGCATCAAGATATGTATGCTGCAATCGATGGCTTGATTGATAAATTAGATCGCCAAGTAATTAAACATAAAGAGAAACTTTCACGCCATTAA